The genomic segment TCGGCGTGTTCCCGCGTTGCGTTGTTCAACCGCCTCCGCTCTCAGACCGTTAGCACTCGCTACCTGGCTGTGGAGGGCGGGGCCTTCGTTGCCAGCGCCCGACAGTGGACCGCCTTCACCATCACGCTCGGTATGTTAGCCACATTAGCCACATTAGCAACATTAGCCACATTAGCCACGTATTGCCATGAGAATGAATTCTCATTTAGTGAGTCAGTTGATTAGAATGCAAGAATGCAGCCCAAAAACTGCATTTCagttggctagctagctagctagcttgccagCAGCAATGCTGATATTAGCAGCATGAGTCATTTTGGCCAGCAATGTCGACCATGTTAGCAACGGCAAATGTGTTAGCGACCTTTGCCGCGTCTGCAATGCGTAGCGGCGGCGCTAACAACGTTGGCCATTTTCAGAGTGAACAATTGCTGCTAGCCTAGCGACACGCGACGTTAGCAACATTGGCCAAGTTCGAAACGTTTGGCCCAACAGGAAGGTCGGTCGGTGATGTTAGCGACGtcggcaggaaggaaggaaacggggacgagaaaaaaaaaaaacattgtaaggGAAGAAGGTGAGGAAGACGAGACCAAGTGGACGACCACCCAGCCTTCGCGCGTGTGCGCACGTGTTTGTTTAACTCCCACCTTGGACCACCCGGCAGCGCCGCAACTCTTCACTCCGCTCGTCCGTCCGTCCTTCGCCAACACGCTCCGTTTACACGTAAACATACGTGTGCCAGCTGGCTTGCTaaggcgtgtgcgtgtgtgcgcgcgtcatgcgtgcgcgtgtgtgcgtgtgtgtttgtagtGGAGGAGCAACACGCTGCACATCAAGGTGACTTTGTGCTGAGTGAAGGATTCGTCTGTTACGGTTCTGTGGTCCAACTTGTGTGCACCGAGTCTGGACTCGCTCTGCCCCCCatggtaacacacacacacacacacacacacacacacacacacacacatgctaagCTATGCTATCGCCACGCTGACGCCATGTCAAGACTCCATTTGAGGCGTTCAGCgtctttcttgtttgtttgtttttggtcaaACTGTTAAGTGAGACTTTCAATCGGGAACTTTTGCACCGAGTTGCGTCAAACGTAAGCCAATTAAGGAtccaaaatggaccgatccactttctgGGTTCTTTTAGACGAAATGATCGCATTTTCGGGACCCGAGTAAAGAATCAGACGCTGACGTGAAGACATGTCTGGAAAGCCGATAGCAGAGCCGTTGATCGAGTTTGTTTctgcagggtaacaagatggcgtccgaaTGTCACGTGATGACGCCATCTTGAAACCGAGTGGGCCAAACAAACGCTCTCTTTCAGCAGCTCTCGCACGCCCGTGCACgtcgttgaagccacagggcggccatcttgctcctcccatctcacgagCAGACCACTCGATACACATGAGACGCATAAAGCTCGAAGGCCGTTGGTGCAAGGCCGGGCGCGAGGTTGCGGGGGGGTGGTGGGCGGGGGGTCACTACTTTCCAAATCAATCTATCAAAATGAACAAGTTGACGCCATGTGCTGCTTTGACGACGCCCTTTTCTTCAATCGCTCGTACACACTTCAAGTGAGCGCGGAAGAAAGTGCAAAGATTTAAAGGAGGCCTTTTTcgcacattgggaagaatttgtgcctttgcaaaGTGTCCTGCTACCTGCGGGTGAATCCACGCCATTTGGACCATTTGGAGCATTTGGAGCATTTGGAGCATTTGGCCCAATGTTTTGGCCGATGTCTGAAGGCCAATAATGGGCCGATTCTAATAATTGCGCTTGTGATGTGAAAAGTAAGCACAGACATCGAGAAGGCCTTTTTCTTCCTGCTCTaagatttttcttattttttgtcaGCTATTTTGAACTTTTGTGGCCGAAAGCAGCCGTCCGTCACGCGGACGACTCAGCAGGGACGCGGTCAGGCCTCGGAAAGCAAaacgcacatgcacgcacgcacgcacgcgcgcacgtcGGGTTGCTACGACAACACTGAAATCCGCATCAGCTGCGTTTTTCAGGCGCAGAAAGTGCCAGGTCGGCATTTCCACCTTAAGTACACACGTGAATTGAATTGGCTCCCCAACCGAGCCTCACATCTCAAGACGCTCATATCTCAAAGCATCTTTCCCCATTACAATGAATGGAGAGGAAATCAATTTGTTCCAGCAAACATGACAGTCAACTTCATAGTCGGCTCTAGAAAAATGCGCCGATTGTGATTAGGGACTAAACCGATGAAGCAAATTGCACCTCATGACTACATTGTGATGTTTTGTGGACTTTTTAGCCTTTTATTAGaattagggcccgaccaatTAATCGGCCGCCAATTATAAACAAACGATTATTGCCCTCCAAACAtcaaatggccgattattttccccttaacgTTATGATCGAAGAAAACCGAAGATTCCggcgctgtgaaagtaccctgaatgcaccgttttgcttgcatagcattagcaagtAGCAAGTGTGTCGCGTATGTTCTTCTGGTTCTTCAGTTCAGCGTCCttgaagctgtttaatgacattcCGGTGTGACttaactgtcaaactaaacacatgacgttaagaattacatccactgtagatttaaatacaaaaagtatttgttttaaaaacatggctagcctagcgctaatgctaaaagagaaggaaggatcccattcaaatgctaacaggaagttagcatggACTTAAAATAACGAATATTcgcacacaaatgctgtgggaattCAATTGTATGCATGAAATCtctatttttaaatcatctgcAGATGAATCGGCCTCAACAAATGCATGTCGCTCGGCCCCTAATTAGAATATCGGCGATCAGAAGCAAAGTTTGAGTGTGAATCCAAGCGCTTGTGGTTTGATGTTGCAATTGCGAGGAGCGAGCCAACGACGCCAGCAAATTCTTGGTCTAGTTTTGCCGCCTTTTGTGACTCAATGTCAACTTTTGTCGAGGTCATCCGCAAGGTCAACAAGCAGCACGCCATCTTGGCGGTGGACGAGCCCGTGTCGCAGCTGCACAAATGCGCGCTGGAGATGCCGCATGGCGTGCCGCATGGCGTGCCGCATGGCGTGCCGCATGGCGTGCCGCATGGCGTGCCGCCCGACACGCCGCCAACCTTCCTGGCCGTCGCCAACGACGCGGTGGTGTTCCACCAGGTAAGCGCGTCAGCCCGTTGGCGTTTGACTTTCAGCTCGTTTGTCAGCAACATTTTTGCGCTGCGAAGGTCAAAGCCACAATTTGCTAcatgacttgtttttgtttgtgaagAAACAAAGACTTGCTGACGCGTGAAATTGCTGATCCGTCTCAAGTGCTTTGTTCTGTTTTTGGGCTCTGCTGAAAAGTCGCCATTTTGTTACACTGCTTTCCGTTGACTCTTTTTGGGGATTGAAATGATTCCCTAAAATGTCGGTGCCGCGTGACgcaccttttttcttcttcttcttcaatatTTGTatagttttgtttgtgttttctgcGGTCGGGTTCGAGTCCTGCCGTCGCTTGTAGCGATTGGAATGGAGGCATTAATTGTGAAAGCGTTAACGCTCGCCCCTCCCTCGCTGCCGCCAGGCCCCGCCCGGCGCCAGGGAGGCGGGCCGAGTGCTTCTGAACGACGGCTCGTGCTGGACCGTCATCGGCGTGGAAGTGGCGGAATTCGGCTTCTGGCAGGCGGACGCCGCCCGCGTCCGGACGCCCGTCACGCCGTTTCCTGACGTCACTGGCCTGGAAGTCGGTCTCGCCTCACTCGCTCATTCCAAATTCACAACGTCATATTCATTTCAGCTGAATGTCACATTCATTCATGTCAAAACATCTTCAACATTCACGTCAGAACACGTCAGGGTTCACTCATTCATTTGCATCGACTCCACATtattcattcactcattcaaCGTTCAACCCTTTGTTTGTCACGGACGACCTCGATTGCCGGAAGTCCGTTCATTCATTGTTCATTTTGGATTCCATCTGATTGTGTCAAAGGTCAGCGGTGGCGGTCAAGCGGCCACGTTGGAAGTTCACGGAGAAAACTTGGGGCCTCGCCTCAACGTCTGCTTCGGTCGCACCGAGGTCGACGCCGTCTtcaggtgcgtgcgtgcgcgtgcgtgcgcgtgcgtgcgcgtgcgtgcgttttTACATTCCAAGTTATTGGAATGATTGAAAGAAGAGcaaaaatgcttttgaaatCTTGCAAACTAACCTTCTGCTACGTCTCGTGTTCAAACAGCTAACGATCGCGTTTTCatcttttgtaatgtttttattgggggtcgtgtttttttattttcttatgacTTTATTATACAAACATTTAGTGGCCCTTTTTGGTCTTCATcttgaacaaaacaaatactccaaatgaaaaaaaaacaaaattgcaaaacaactgacaaaaaagaaaatactgcctgaatttcaaaacaacaaaaaaaaaacgatattgaaaaatgaaaaaatgtcttGTTGGCAAAAGTCTTGATTCCACCTTGAAAAGCAAATGTGACCATTTGGAATGCAAGACGCGCTTGGACCTCGGAACAAGCGGCGCCATTGATGGCGCAGAAAAGGAGCCAAGCGGGCGCCACCGAGATGCTGGTGGGACAATCTCAAGACTCTCCTCCCTCCTCCACGGGAAACCCCCGCCCCTGacttgagggggggggggggcttacagACAGTGGTCGGTGTGGCTCCATCCACAATGCACACCTTGTGGCTCAGCTGCAGCCAATTAGGAACCTGAGAGCGGCCTGGTTGGCGGGGGGCCGTCCTCCCTTCCATTGGGTCGGACGAGGGGCGAGTGGCTTCGAACCTCACTTTGTTTGGAAGCTCAACTCTGTCGTCAAAGGCTGATTTCCAAGCCCAAACTTTGCTTGAAGCCTGACGGACGACACAAGCCCTCATTTGAGATGTTCTTGAAACTTGACAACGTTGGCTTGCAAGCCGAATTGCAACCTGACTTGAGAGTCCGATTTGACGCACGAGCGCGAGCTTCGAGGCGTCTCCATCTTGACTTTGAAGCCTTCACGCAGTCCTGGAAGCCAACTGTGAAAGTCCAAACCTGACCTGAAACcctacttggaaaaaaaatgtagcgtATGTTTGGAACCCTGCAGAAGAGCCCGACCGATTATTCGgccgccgattataatcggccgattactgcccttcaaacatcggccaaaacaatcggccaaatGACCGATTATATTCTCCTTAAATctggcgctaatgctaaaagtgaagggaagatcccattcaaatgctaacaggaagttagcatcaacttttgGGAGTGTTTTCCCttcgaatattcacacacaattgttgtgggaacacaattttatgcATGAAATATATCGTTTTAGATCATCGGTAATGGGTATGTTTTTCTGCCAACCTCATTTGAAAGCCTCTTGTCGTCCATCTGGCGCGCAGGTCCACTAAGTGCCTGGTGTGCGTGGTTCCCCAAGTAGACGCGTTGCGCTACGCTGgcggcggcgccggcggcgCAGTGACGGTGCCGATCTCCCTGCGGCGCCCGTGCGACGGCGTCGTCTACCGCACGGCCTTCAGCTTCACGTACACGCCGGAGCTTGAGCGGCCGCGGCGGCTGCCGGCGGGCGGCGCCCTCGCCGGCGGCCACGCCCACCGCGGCGGCAGGACGGCTGCGGCGGCGCTCcgcgacgacgacgacgcccTGCTGGACAGCATCCACCACGAGTTCACCAGAAGCAACTTCCACCTCTTCATGCAGCCTTGATGTcgtaaccctttttttttccagcctcaCCTTCATTCGACATCCCGTTTTCAAAGCCCAAAATGGGCATAAAAACGCCAACTTGATACTTACTGGGCTTCACAAGCCCCAGCTTGAAACCCGcgtcttttgtttgttgtttgttttgttttttatcctcGCTCTTGTTTGAAAGCTCATCATTGGCTTCAAGCCCTAATTTGTAACAATCACTTGAAAGCGTGACTCCATCTCGGGGTTGAAAAGTGACTTTGAGCAAAACCCCGATGGTTTGGAAGTCTTGATTTAAAGTCCTACCTTTGGTCTGAAACCCCACCACCAGCTTAGAACCCTTCTCCAGTTGAACGTGGCTGACtttaacacaaataaaaaattgcaaacGCCAACAAATgccagttgtgtgtgtgtgtgtgtgtgtgtgtgttgcttctTCTTCACGTGCCACAATGAGGTCGCAATGACGATTTCCCAAACCCTGATTTCAATGAATTTTAAAGCCCAATTCAGAACCCAAAGGTGGAGACCGCAGTGTGCGTGACACCTTTCCCGTCGTTTGACGCCCTTGAAACCCGACTCACCTCATCTCGTCTCATCTCGTCTGTCTGTCCCAACTCAGCGGCATTTAAGGTAATGACGCCCCCTAGTGGCCAAACGGATGACGACACTCCCTCGTCCTGCAAGTTTGGCAAATGTGGACTgcagcttttttgtttgtgggcGGCGCGTGTGAGGAGCAGCAAAGATCACACGTCGTTCATTATTTGAAGCGGGAAGAAGTTTTTCAACAAGAATCACTCAAAACCTGAGCCTGTTTCTTCAAATCCCAACCCGACACCGTCATGTCGTTTCAGAGCCTCACCTTGCCTGGAAACATTATTGGGCGTCGTGACGtcacattgttttgatttgGAGGCGCCGGCCACGTGTTGACAGTCAACAGCGGCCTGTCACGTGACTGCCGGAGGGGGCGTGGCTTTCCCCAGCAGAACCTGAAGGAACCGCAAGCAGCAGGTGAGTTCAAGGTCCC from the Vanacampus margaritifer isolate UIUO_Vmar chromosome 10, RoL_Vmar_1.0, whole genome shotgun sequence genome contains:
- the rbpjl gene encoding recombining binding protein suppressor of hairless-like protein isoform X9, translated to MELAAMMERLTDAMEDGRQEVSRFQAAPLTPLLDGHAGRDRRAELAGQSFAPRGGALDDHSVVILHAKVAQKSYGNEKRFFCPPPCVYIGGNIWKLMQDLLKGSFVPSRHGCRVSDFLCRHAVGGGGGGVRGYMCVDSAALTHSDAHKLNFETLPNTTGMLACAKSLFISDQDKRKHFRLLLRLFLEVSSGRQEVASMRQEVASFHSRLIKVISKPSQKRQSMKNADLCISACSRVALFNRLRSQTVSTRYLAVEGGAFVASARQWTAFTITLVEEQHAAHQGDFVLSEGFVCYGSVVQLVCTESGLALPPMVIRKVNKQHAILAVDEPVSQLHKCALEMPHGVPHGVPHGVPHGVPHGVPPDTPPTFLAVANDAVVFHQVSGGGQAATLEVHGENLGPRLNVCFGRTEVDAVFRSTKCLVCVVPQVDALRYAGGGAGGAVTVPISLRRPCDGVVYRTAFSFTYTPELERPRRLPAGGALAGGHAHRGGRTAAAALRDDDDALLDSIHHEFTRSNFHLFMQP
- the rbpjl gene encoding recombining binding protein suppressor of hairless-like protein isoform X6, with protein sequence MELAAMMERLTDAMEDGRQEVSRFQAAPLTPLLDGHAGRDRRAELAGQSFAPRGGALDDHSVVILHAKVAQKSYGNEKRFFCPPPCVYIGGNIWKLMQDLLKGSFVPSRHGCRVSDFLCRHAVGGGGGGVRGYMCVDSAALTHSDAHKLNFETLPNTTGMLACAKSLFISDQDKRKHFRLLLRLFLEVSSGRQEVASMRQEVASFHSRLIKVISKPSQKRQSMKNADLCISACSRVALFNRLRSQTVSTRYLAVEGGAFVASARQWTAFTITLVEEQHAAHQGDFVLSEGFVCYGSVVQLVCTESGLALPPMVIRKVNKQHAILAVDEPVSQLHKCALEMPHGVPHGVPHGVPHGVPHGVPPDTPPTFLAVANDAVVFHQAPPGAREAGRVLLNDGSCWTVIGVEVAEFGFWQADAARVRTPVTPFPDVTGLEVSGGGQAATLEVHGENLGPRLNVCFGRTEVDAVFRSTKCLVCVVPQVDALRYAGGGAGGAVTVPISLRRPCDGVVYRTAFSFTYTPELERPRRLPAGGALAGGHAHRGGRTAAAALRDDDDALLDSIHHEFTRSNFHLFMQP
- the rbpjl gene encoding recombining binding protein suppressor of hairless-like protein isoform X10 encodes the protein MELAAMMERLTDAMEDGRQEVSRFQAAPLTPLLDGHAGRDRRAELAGQSFAPRGGALDDHSVVILHAKVAQKSYGNEKRFFCPPPCVYIGGNIWKLMQDLLKVGGGGGGVRGYMCVDSAALTHSDAHKLNFETLPNTTGMLACAKSLFISDQDKRKHFRLLLRLFLEVSSGRQEVASMRQEVASFHSRLIKVISKPSQKRQSMKNADLCISACSRVALFNRLRSQTVSTRYLAVEGGAFVASARQWTAFTITLVEEQHAAHQGDFVLSEGFVCYGSVVQLVCTESGLALPPMVIRKVNKQHAILAVDEPVSQLHKCALEMPHGVPHGVPHGVPHGVPHGVPPDTPPTFLAVANDAVVFHQAPPGAREAGRVLLNDGSCWTVIGVEVAEFGFWQADAARVRTPVTPFPDVTGLEVSGGGQAATLEVHGENLGPRLNVCFGRTEVDAVFRSTKCLVCVVPQVDALRYAGGGAGGAVTVPISLRRPCDGVVYRTAFSFTYTPELERPRRLPAGGALAGGHAHRGGRTAAAALRDDDDALLDSIHHEFTRSNFHLFMQP
- the rbpjl gene encoding recombining binding protein suppressor of hairless-like protein isoform X4 codes for the protein MELAAMMERLTDAMEDGRQEVSRFQAAPLTPLLDGHAGRDRRAELAGQSFAPRGGALDDHSVVILHAKVAQKSYGNEKRFFCPPPCVYIGGNIWKLMQDLLKVGGGGGGVRGYMCVDSAALTHSDAHKLNFETLPNTTGMLACAKSLFISDQDKRKHFRLLLRLFLEVSSGRQEVASMRQEVASFHSRLIKVISKPSQKRQSMKNADLCISACSRVALFNRLRSQTVSTRYLAVEGGAFVASARQWTAFTITLVEEQHAAHQGDFVLSEGFVCYGSVVQLVCTESGLALPPMVIRKVNKQHAILAVDEPVSQLHKCALEMPHGVPHGVPHGVPHGVPHGVPPDTPPTFLAVANDAVVFHQAPPGAREAGRVLLNDGSCWTVIGVEVAEFGFWQADAARVRTPVTPFPDVTGLEVGLASLAHSKFTTSYSFQLNVTFIHVKTSSTFTSEHVRVHSFICIDSTLFIHSFNVQPFVCHGRPRLPEVRSFIVHFGFHLIVSKVSGGGQAATLEVHGENLGPRLNVCFGRTEVDAVFRSTKCLVCVVPQVDALRYAGGGAGGAVTVPISLRRPCDGVVYRTAFSFTYTPELERPRRLPAGGALAGGHAHRGGRTAAAALRDDDDALLDSIHHEFTRSNFHLFMQP
- the rbpjl gene encoding recombining binding protein suppressor of hairless-like protein isoform X5 codes for the protein MELAAMMERLTDAMEDGRQEVSRFQAAPLTPLLDGHAGRDRRAELAGQSFAPRGGALDDHSVVILHAKVAQKSYGNEKRFFCPPPCVYIGGNIWKLMQDLLKVGGGGGGVRGYMCVDSAALTHSDAHKLNFETLPNTDKRKHFRLLLRLFLEVSSGRQEVASMRQEVASFHSRLIKVISKPSQKRQSMKNADLCISACSRVALFNRLRSQTVSTRYLAVEGGAFVASARQWTAFTITLVEEQHAAHQGDFVLSEGFVCYGSVVQLVCTESGLALPPMVIRKVNKQHAILAVDEPVSQLHKCALEMPHGVPHGVPHGVPHGVPHGVPPDTPPTFLAVANDAVVFHQAPPGAREAGRVLLNDGSCWTVIGVEVAEFGFWQADAARVRTPVTPFPDVTGLEVGLASLAHSKFTTSYSFQLNVTFIHVKTSSTFTSEHVRVHSFICIDSTLFIHSFNVQPFVCHGRPRLPEVRSFIVHFGFHLIVSKVSGGGQAATLEVHGENLGPRLNVCFGRTEVDAVFRSTKCLVCVVPQVDALRYAGGGAGGAVTVPISLRRPCDGVVYRTAFSFTYTPELERPRRLPAGGALAGGHAHRGGRTAAAALRDDDDALLDSIHHEFTRSNFHLFMQP
- the rbpjl gene encoding recombining binding protein suppressor of hairless-like protein isoform X1, which codes for MELAAMMERLTDAMEDGRQEVSRFQAAPLTPLLDGHAGRDRRAELAGQSFAPRGGALDDHSVVILHAKVAQKSYGNEKRFFCPPPCVYIGGNIWKLMQDLLKGSFVPSRHGCRVSDFLCRHAVGGGGGGVRGYMCVDSAALTHSDAHKLNFETLPNTTGMLACAKSLFISDQDKRKHFRLLLRLFLEVSSGRQEVASMRQEVASFHSRLIKVISKPSQKRQSMKNADLCISACSRVALFNRLRSQTVSTRYLAVEGGAFVASARQWTAFTITLVEEQHAAHQGDFVLSEGFVCYGSVVQLVCTESGLALPPMVIRKVNKQHAILAVDEPVSQLHKCALEMPHGVPHGVPHGVPHGVPHGVPPDTPPTFLAVANDAVVFHQAPPGAREAGRVLLNDGSCWTVIGVEVAEFGFWQADAARVRTPVTPFPDVTGLEVGLASLAHSKFTTSYSFQLNVTFIHVKTSSTFTSEHVRVHSFICIDSTLFIHSFNVQPFVCHGRPRLPEVRSFIVHFGFHLIVSKVSGGGQAATLEVHGENLGPRLNVCFGRTEVDAVFRSTKCLVCVVPQVDALRYAGGGAGGAVTVPISLRRPCDGVVYRTAFSFTYTPELERPRRLPAGGALAGGHAHRGGRTAAAALRDDDDALLDSIHHEFTRSNFHLFMQP
- the rbpjl gene encoding recombining binding protein suppressor of hairless-like protein isoform X2; this translates as MELAAMMERLTDAMEDGRQEVSRFQAAPLTPLLDGHAGRDRRAELAGQSFAPRGGALDDHSVVILHAKVAQKSYGNEKRFFCPPPCVYIGGNIWKLMQDLLKGSFVPSRHGCRVSDFLCRHAVGGGGGGVRGYMCVDSAALTHSDAHKLNFETLPNTTGMLACAKSLFISDQDKRKHFRLLLRLFLEVSSGRQEVASMRQEVASFHSRLIKVISKPSQKRQSMKNADLCISACSRVALFNRLRSQTVSTRYLAVEGGAFVASARQWTAFTITLVEEQHAAHQGDFVLSEGFVCYGSVVQLVCTESGLALPPMVNKQHAILAVDEPVSQLHKCALEMPHGVPHGVPHGVPHGVPHGVPPDTPPTFLAVANDAVVFHQAPPGAREAGRVLLNDGSCWTVIGVEVAEFGFWQADAARVRTPVTPFPDVTGLEVGLASLAHSKFTTSYSFQLNVTFIHVKTSSTFTSEHVRVHSFICIDSTLFIHSFNVQPFVCHGRPRLPEVRSFIVHFGFHLIVSKVSGGGQAATLEVHGENLGPRLNVCFGRTEVDAVFRSTKCLVCVVPQVDALRYAGGGAGGAVTVPISLRRPCDGVVYRTAFSFTYTPELERPRRLPAGGALAGGHAHRGGRTAAAALRDDDDALLDSIHHEFTRSNFHLFMQP
- the rbpjl gene encoding recombining binding protein suppressor of hairless-like protein isoform X3, coding for MELAAMMERLTDAMEDGRQEVSRFQAAPLTPLLDGHAGRDRRAELAGQSFAPRGGALDDHSVVILHAKVAQKSYGNEKRFFCPPPCVYIGGNIWKLMQDLLKGSFVPSRHGCRVSDFLCRHAVGGGGGGVRGYMCVDSAALTHSDAHKLNFETLPNTDKRKHFRLLLRLFLEVSSGRQEVASMRQEVASFHSRLIKVISKPSQKRQSMKNADLCISACSRVALFNRLRSQTVSTRYLAVEGGAFVASARQWTAFTITLVEEQHAAHQGDFVLSEGFVCYGSVVQLVCTESGLALPPMVIRKVNKQHAILAVDEPVSQLHKCALEMPHGVPHGVPHGVPHGVPHGVPPDTPPTFLAVANDAVVFHQAPPGAREAGRVLLNDGSCWTVIGVEVAEFGFWQADAARVRTPVTPFPDVTGLEVGLASLAHSKFTTSYSFQLNVTFIHVKTSSTFTSEHVRVHSFICIDSTLFIHSFNVQPFVCHGRPRLPEVRSFIVHFGFHLIVSKVSGGGQAATLEVHGENLGPRLNVCFGRTEVDAVFRSTKCLVCVVPQVDALRYAGGGAGGAVTVPISLRRPCDGVVYRTAFSFTYTPELERPRRLPAGGALAGGHAHRGGRTAAAALRDDDDALLDSIHHEFTRSNFHLFMQP
- the rbpjl gene encoding recombining binding protein suppressor of hairless-like protein isoform X7, with amino-acid sequence MQDLLKGSFVPSRHGCRVSDFLCRHAVGGGGGGVRGYMCVDSAALTHSDAHKLNFETLPNTTGMLACAKSLFISDQDKRKHFRLLLRLFLEVSSGRQEVASMRQEVASFHSRLIKVISKPSQKRQSMKNADLCISACSRVALFNRLRSQTVSTRYLAVEGGAFVASARQWTAFTITLVEEQHAAHQGDFVLSEGFVCYGSVVQLVCTESGLALPPMVIRKVNKQHAILAVDEPVSQLHKCALEMPHGVPHGVPHGVPHGVPHGVPPDTPPTFLAVANDAVVFHQAPPGAREAGRVLLNDGSCWTVIGVEVAEFGFWQADAARVRTPVTPFPDVTGLEVGLASLAHSKFTTSYSFQLNVTFIHVKTSSTFTSEHVRVHSFICIDSTLFIHSFNVQPFVCHGRPRLPEVRSFIVHFGFHLIVSKVSGGGQAATLEVHGENLGPRLNVCFGRTEVDAVFRSTKCLVCVVPQVDALRYAGGGAGGAVTVPISLRRPCDGVVYRTAFSFTYTPELERPRRLPAGGALAGGHAHRGGRTAAAALRDDDDALLDSIHHEFTRSNFHLFMQP
- the rbpjl gene encoding recombining binding protein suppressor of hairless-like protein isoform X8 → MQDLLKVGGGGGGVRGYMCVDSAALTHSDAHKLNFETLPNTTGMLACAKSLFISDQDKRKHFRLLLRLFLEVSSGRQEVASMRQEVASFHSRLIKVISKPSQKRQSMKNADLCISACSRVALFNRLRSQTVSTRYLAVEGGAFVASARQWTAFTITLVEEQHAAHQGDFVLSEGFVCYGSVVQLVCTESGLALPPMVIRKVNKQHAILAVDEPVSQLHKCALEMPHGVPHGVPHGVPHGVPHGVPPDTPPTFLAVANDAVVFHQAPPGAREAGRVLLNDGSCWTVIGVEVAEFGFWQADAARVRTPVTPFPDVTGLEVGLASLAHSKFTTSYSFQLNVTFIHVKTSSTFTSEHVRVHSFICIDSTLFIHSFNVQPFVCHGRPRLPEVRSFIVHFGFHLIVSKVSGGGQAATLEVHGENLGPRLNVCFGRTEVDAVFRSTKCLVCVVPQVDALRYAGGGAGGAVTVPISLRRPCDGVVYRTAFSFTYTPELERPRRLPAGGALAGGHAHRGGRTAAAALRDDDDALLDSIHHEFTRSNFHLFMQP